In Anaerolineales bacterium, the following are encoded in one genomic region:
- a CDS encoding helix-turn-helix domain-containing protein: protein MRKDDYLPHEIAKAVTQDGREVWQPRFIKLDTAFRRETLAKLKGCKLSVYFDLAEHMNREGECWPSMETLAKETDYSRRQVIRAIKELKAMGIISVERGGAAHGRKPVNRYRVNSYVRYCDEGWREEDAPELSIGAEHVGNVTMDGDISSIKSMSEMSLEEDFVFKKTLSEEDSPPKITEGAALRGAKKQPRAARATSPRSDDEVSLAINETEEEIVKRRPLTPSELGRYKARGVWGPLARLEAEHGSQNIGG from the coding sequence ATGCGGAAAGATGATTATCTCCCCCACGAAATCGCAAAGGCCGTAACCCAGGACGGGCGTGAAGTCTGGCAACCCCGGTTTATCAAGTTGGATACGGCTTTCCGGCGCGAGACGCTGGCGAAGCTGAAGGGCTGTAAGCTCTCGGTTTACTTTGACCTGGCGGAGCACATGAACCGCGAGGGCGAATGCTGGCCTTCGATGGAAACCTTGGCTAAGGAAACCGATTATTCACGGAGGCAGGTAATCCGCGCGATAAAGGAATTGAAAGCGATGGGAATAATCTCCGTGGAACGCGGTGGAGCGGCGCACGGGCGGAAGCCGGTAAACCGGTACCGCGTCAATTCCTACGTCCGGTATTGTGATGAGGGCTGGCGCGAGGAAGACGCCCCGGAGTTATCCATAGGTGCGGAGCATGTCGGAAATGTCACTATGGATGGTGACATTTCGAGCATAAAAAGCATGTCGGAAATGTCACTAGAAGAAGACTTTGTATTTAAGAAGACTTTATCTGAAGAAGACAGCCCGCCGAAAATCACGGAAGGGGCTGCGCTGCGCGGCGCAAAAAAGCAACCCCGCGCCGCCCGCGCCACCTCTCCCCGGTCGGATGACGAAGTATCGCTTGCTATCAATGAAACGGAAGAAGAAATCGTCAAACGGCGCCCGCTTACGCCTTCCGAATTGGGGCGTTATAAAGCACGGGGTGTTTGGGGACCGCTGGCGCGGTTAGAAGCGGAACATGGTTCCCAGAATATCGGAGGTTGA